The genome window AGGTGAGAAAATAAGGATCAAAGAGATGTCAATTGAGCTAAGacgattataaaaatattaaaatacaaatgctcaatcactcacccacacattttatcatttttaaaggttGATGGATGAGAGGAGCACACCTTGGATATGCATTTGGTTGACACTGTTAACAGATGGTCCCACAATGTTTACTAGAGACATTACATCTTCATGGGATGGGTGCACTTTGGGTTCGCAAACGATAAAGATAGAGTATGAACCTTTCTTGTGCCCAATATATTTGAGTTTGTTGATGATGCTTTATCAAGATAGAGCTTTGGGCTACCACCGACATACAAAGACACCTCCTTCAACATATCTGTTGTCACAAGGGAGTTTCTTTCGAGATTATGGAATGAACGGCTCCAAGTACATAGAGATGATGTCTCTCATATCTTTGTGAGATGCACTAAAGGACGAGGATATTGAGGAGGACCTACCAAAGGACTTTGTAGAAGACATGAAGGATGATCCTAAGATCTTGAGGAAGAACCCGAAGAGGATCCATTTGAGGGTTCTTCTTAGGATTATCTCGAGGTTTGGGGTGTACTgtttgttggaccttgtggcctcaataatctcaagagggataggcttagaatgcagaagaagcaacaacaatcaatttaacaatgttctttaaacatgcaagacacaattgattgcaacaaaataaataagataagggaagagagaatgcaaacacaattttatactggttcagccacttcccgtgcctacgtctagtactcaagcaacccacttgagatttccactatctttgtaaaatcctttacaaagtctgaaccacacagggacaacccatcccttgtgttcagatgttttacaacaagagacttacagtctcttaaccaatctcattgaataagaagaatggaagaagaattttctcttcaagagaagaatattacaatgaagatcatgtaagaatccttatagattttgcaagtgtttggtcaaggatttcttttgagagagcatttgaaaacgaagttcttttggaatctctctcattgtcttttgagaggataagacatttttgccaagcaaaactctcttaatcttttgagaggataaaacattttgatcaatcaaaactctctcataaaattcgtgcccaagtcacctatttataggcctttgatggtcattcacaaatctaatgaaaagatgtgactgttggcagattttctaaaagctttccactggtaatcgattacaatgtttgtgtaatcgattacacagttataatttgaattgttatgacttttgaatttgaatttccaaagttccgttgctggtaatcgattacatgttgaaaattcaaattcaaaacatttttcaacagctatttctcaaccttgtcttctggtaatcgattacacttcctggtaatcgattaccagagccttacatgtcttgaaagcactttgttttaagacaaggcttggtctttagtgaatcttgaaacaaggctttgtttgttgaagcaatcttgaattattcttgaagcaaatgcttatcatttgaagcagccttgttagattcttctttaacatcatcaaaatcatgtatacatacattcacactgTTTATGGGAGGATGTTGTATATGGGTAACTGGTTTGAGCTCtagtttttcctttttgatGTATTTTGATATAGGTAGTCTAGGGTATATTTTGTCACCTATGTATCTTTCTGCTTAGTATATTTTACTCTCTCTTAGGCTTTATATTATACTATTTCATCAAAGTTCACATAGTTTGCATTACCTATTTTGATACTTTTTGAGATCACATattgtatattatttaatttttgtgagcTATAATAGTTTTCATACAAATGTTACtaatacattattttaattttattaactaaaattaatttaaaattacaaaaatttgtaaattttacattttatttaatgaatttttaattttttctgattatataattatatatatatatatatatatatatatatatatataaataaactaataaaagaaaatgtgttaGTGAGAGTATATATGCTTTACACGTCTCTATTTTCCATTGAGGcaccaaaaatgaaattgactaaccgcttaataatttatttattatttttacatacgtctaacatttttttcaaatactttCTAACCAAGTGATTGGACACAAGTGGTTAATATAGTAAAATTAAGGTTAAATCGTTCGAGTAGTATTcgggttcaatccttagtggaaataattttttgtcaggTTTTATTTATCTCCCAACCGAATTCCTAATTAATCATGGTCTTTTTTCCTAATGAAttggaaagtttagaaaaagtAAACACAATTTTGTCAAAAAAGTTCGAACACAATATTTGTTCTATCTTCTTTCAATGAAACAGTTCATCGTAAATATTCtcaccattaaaataaaaagaaatagaagtcggttgaaaattgaaaatattgacTAAATGAATTGTCGGTTGAGGCGTTATCATAGAAGAACACAATGGCAAGAGTTAATTTATTTAGTGATAAGTTTtcaccaataaaataaaatctaaaatttgtTTTCGATCTCTAGTAAATACTTAAATTCTATATTtactttctaataaaaattttcttttcgttgataataaaacaacaattttgttttgatcatttacactttattttagtccttgataataaaaaaaacaattttatgtttgctccctaattttttttattttgttattggtCTTTTTCAAGGgactaataacaaaaaaaaaatattaggaaagaaacacaaaattcactaatttatcGGAGACTAAAAAAAGTGtcaaggacaaaaaaatataaatttttttattttactagggacttaatacaaaaaaaatcaggaaacaaacataaaatttgtaatttattcgggacctaaaacatattttaacctaaAACAAATGTTGTAagattttttctttacaaaaatgtcaaaaGAACGTCTTCAAAGCTTCAAAAGTTGTgatcacttaaataaaaggataaatacCTATTTTAGTCCTTGAAAGTTAGCTAATGACAAATTGGTTCTTGaaagacaaaaaatttaaatttaatttctaaatgtgCACAAAGTGCAACAGATTGATTCTGTCATTAAATTTGTGAGATCATTTAGTTTTATCATTAAGTTATAATGTTCAAAAACCAATTTAACATTAAGTTGGAAAGTTTAGTAAtcaatttgttattaaattatttttctaagccAATTTATAACCATCTCACAGTTTCAtggatcaaaataaatttttatccgTAATAAAAACATCTCGGGAACAtgctttaatttaattgatatgtaCTTCTATACACACAGCTACTTTTGATAATTTTACTTGTATTATCTTCGTCACTAATGGGACAaactaagagaaaaaaaatattatataccgACTTTTCATAATGACATTCAATCACAATTTACCTATTgtttatgataagtttgttgacttttataaaattattttaaaaattatgaaaacgaTTATATGTGATTGAATAACATTGTCAAATTATATTACATTATCAATGCATCACCATTAAACTTAAAAAgtataacataaataaattttgcttggtccaaataatgtaaattttagtttaattgattGAGCATTGTACTTTGATTATTACAAATTCTTTTATATCGAAGTTTGACTCTTCATCTTTTCCCtttgaataaaaagtaaaaaggcATTGTAAATTGTTTTTAGTAAACTCGAGgtattttgttgttgtaagGCTTAAACTAGATAATTTTTTGGTTAGAAGTAGTAGGGAGACAACGTGTATAAGCGGGATGGGTAATTACCAACAATATTAGGGCTAGGTACGAGACATATATATACCCGCAAATTTCCGTGAATATGGGTGTGGATATAGGTACTATAGTATCCTATCTCCTGAcactgcatatatatatataatttgtcctgaaaaataattatttttttatgactaaTACTCTAAGTCTCTAATCTCTAATAATATCATTAGCAGAAAGTGGAAAACATTAAACctttaataatgatttttgttAAGCAATTAGAACATTAACTTTAACAATCGCTATGTTAAATGattatctttgtaattttgtttatttatgactTAAGTATGGACGAATCAATATTAtgcttgtttatttttaatgttatgtttgaattatttaagaATGAATTTTTACTAgcaattgttttaattaattttttattgacttattattattaaccttATGCATAAGTAAAGTGTGGATGGTGGATGCGGGTATGAATATATAGGTACCAAATAGGTATGGTAATGGGATCAAAATTGCTACCCGTGCAAATATGAGACTCGGTAcgagtaatatttttaaatacggATGTGGGGACACCCTACCCAAACCCTACCCATTATCATCCCTAAGTTAAAAGGTAATAACTAATTTCTCAATATATTGAAATCTAGTGAGTATACTTTTCTTAACATATGTTTTTCTATCcacatatatgaaaattaaacctCTTCACCACTTGCTTAAGATAATGTAAATTATAAACCACTATGAAGCCAATTAAAACTATTTGttctattaataaattaacatctcactaagataaaataaaaggagaGAAAGAAGACTAAAAGGCTAGTTGCTTATAGGAACAAAGGACATTATCAACTAGACATTCACCAACTCCAGTCTAATTAACTAGATTAATTGCTCATGCTACATATTTttgcaataatataaaatagtttagGTGTAAAACTTATAAGTAGAAGCATCAGTGGCAATATTCCTTAAGCCACCAATTGTAGATGCCAACATAATGCACACTCCAATGTATATTGAAATCTGAGAAGAAACACAAAATTGAGGGTCAATGCCAAGAGGAAACAACtccaagaaaaaaatgttaaagtaAATTAATCATTACCCAATTGATGAACCAGTTGGTGCTGAATCTTTTTGGCTTCTTGATTATCAGCCACATTATACTAGGAAGCTGAACAATCGATAAACCAAATTATTAATCCTCTGTTCTGAATTAACTCTTGTAAATTTGTAGTTTAACACAAGCATGAGGATATTGATATTGTAAGAGAGCCTTACAAAGTATGAAGTAGGAGCAAAACCAAATCCACCAAAGAACCCAAGCAGATCACCAAAGAAAGGGAATGTGACCCCAACGAATAATGTAAAAGCTGTAACATTTTAACAATCTCTGGTTACTTCATGAATTTTCGTACAAATAATAACTACGGGGAAGAAAATAGCTTTGCAGTGACAGCATAGATGGTTATGAAAACAGCTGAGTGTTTGATTAACTACCTAGAGATTGTTTCAATTTAACCAACAATCTCGAATTCGAGTTCCGTGTGAGGAGTTGAATTAAATACTCAAAGATAGAGATATCACCTATAATGATCTTATCTGACTCGAACAGGATTGCCATTGAGCAAGTTTGCCTTTAACGGAAAATACTTATGgctttaaaccaaaaaaatagatgGTTTTGAAAATCTCACCTACATAAGCAGATCTAGCAACAAGTCTAAGTGCTACTCCTGGAGGGAACTTAAATCTTTTGACCATCATGCTCTCAATCAAGTCAAAAACAGGCATAGCATAAACCTGGAATCCAATTTTTCCACATTAATAAGGCCAGTCAGATACTAGAGTAGTTTAATTTGGGTAGGAATAGCATATCCTTGTGTTGTGTTGGTACCTGGTAGCTACCAACAACATGAATGAACACCATCAAGTTAGCTGAGGCAATAAGCCATGCAGGTCTTTCAAATTCCATAAGCACATTATCCTCAACATCTCTTCCAAAGGCCCAATATCCTACAAGTGCAACTGGGAAATAGCATATAGCATTGATGACATAGGCACCAATAGCACCTTTCCACATTGGTATCTTTGAGGGCTTCTCAGGGGTTGATGGAATTGTGGCCTGAATTTCAAGGGCCACTGCATGGCCAGCAAATGCAAATGAAATTTGACCAAGTGCATTGAAAATTCTGAACATTAAGTCAGTAGAAGTGGTTTTCTTGTATGCATAGCTAACATTCTCAACACGACCTCTAGCCAAACAAGCCACCCAGGATATAGTTGAATAGCTGCAATGAAAAAGTACCATCAGAGTAAGGTAGTGTTATTTAAACTAAAAGCAATAAAtcacattaactttttttttttttgtactttatATGTTCTTATTGCATTTATCCCAAAATggtaaagaaaagaacagaagatACTGTGTTATGTCAGGTAAGTGGTGGCACATTTTTTAActagtatatataatttttaatataatttgaaaatttgtaaTATCAGCAGCATGATCAAACTATGTTAAGCATTGTAGATTGCATAAATTACAACCTAATTAGAAGCCACTGGATTTACAGAAATACTATGAGTGAGAAaagattatttaatatattttattttaattaattcaaccatGTTCTAGCAAAGATCTTTCTCTAAATGCATAGTTTTATCAACCGACTCTGCAAAGTTTAAAAAGCCATATGGCTTTGCTTGTTCACAAACATAACCAAAAGGGTAAATTTGTAGATACCATTCTACAAAAAATTTAGTCCTCCTATCAAATTCTGAGCATCAGGGGACAGCTTTTCAGTTTTCACATGGATAACATATTCTGTGAAGAATCGAAACAATATTTTTCCTAGGAATATTCTTTATATGGATGCAAAATGTCAAGCCAGCTCTGCAAGCACTCAAAACTGgtaaatgttaaataatattaatcatgTTTAATAGTCAGTGCTCTAGAAAAGTCACATGAGTGGCTTTTCCAATGGTCCAAAAATTCATAAGGACCAAAAATGATCCTTGCATCAAAACCAtccatttcatattaattaaaaagaaacataCTTTATAATACAAAATGAATCGTCTTGATTTAAAATTACTCATGGTTCCTAATATTTTGGGACCACTATGGAAATTCCCCTAGAAATGTGGGGAACAAGTAGTACCTCAGTGACATCACAGCAGCTGCTAGAGAAACCCCGGCAACAGAATTGAAATTGGGAAGCtgggaaagaaagaaatggatgCCACCAAAAATGAGAATCCAATAGGACTGTTTGATTTGTGTGCAATTGGTGCATGCAATCTCCATGAACTTCTTCAGGCACTTCCCACCAGTGACCATGTAAACAATATCACACCCAACTTGGACAATCAGTTGCTGGGGCAGCACAATCCATGGCCCTAGCTTTGGTCCAAAAGCATGTCTTCCAAGATCAATGTAACGATCAAACCTGGTTCCCGGGACACACTCATGGAGTTGGATCATTTGCCACATTGAATTTAAAGTCAGGCACCAAGACATCAACAAAATCAAGGTCCCTGGCACCCTGCAAAGATAAGTAAAACAAAGTAAGTTAACTTTCAGCTACATATATTGTTGTCCTTGACGTTCAAAATCGCGATCAATTATCAATCACGAACTGATCATCTGCAAACCGCATCTACATAAACATGTATGGTCTCAATAGATTAAGCCTGAGACGTGTGAAATCACACTGTTCTCAAGGACATATCCACATGATGCGTAAGTCCCTTGGAATATAACAGGCTCTTCCCAATTATCGGGGCAACAGAGCTAACAGGTTCTTCTGTGAGAAAAACTCAGGAACTCAATGCAATTAAAGATGAAAGGATGAAGAAAAGATATGTGCTTACTGATCCTCTACACCTTgttcaatataaatattttttgtaattaaaaaaataattgttaattaatgcaattaaaataggtaataattttaattaaaatatgaatttaatacaCATTAAAATAGGTGATAAATTGATTAAAAggatatttaacttttttgaaatatttaatcaaaatatacaaCATATATTATTAAGTTTGTGGGAGAGAATTTGagtttcattttcaaataatatatcCTTGAAGAATGACGAAAATTTTTTAAGTATGACTAATTCTTAAATATAGAATTAGTCTCATAATgaacacaaaaaattataacttgtaAGAATATTAAAGTCCTAGCAAGGAGTCTGAGACTCTTTTACCATGGTTAAAACAAATATTGTGTTAAAGTTGAGACCTTTTTGTGATATGTTAAAGACTTAAAGGCAGAGTTGTACTTTACCATCCTAGATATGCCATGGCATAGGGAAGGCTGAGAACACCTGCACCAATCATGGCTGTCACAGCGTGAAAAGTTGAGTACCACCATTTGGCATTGCGAGGGGGACCCTTTTCCTCCCATTTTTTATCTGATTCAGGTTCCTACTAGTGCAGAACATGCaacaagaataagaaaaatatctgaCGTAACAAAGAGTTTAGTTTAGACTAGAAATATTGACTAGACCACATTGATAACAGAACAAAACCATTACCTTAAGAGGGGGGCAAGAATCTGAGACCATTTTAATTCACTTATAAAAtcagagaagaagagaaagaggaTTTCCCTTGAGTTTTGCAGTTAAGATGAAAAATGAAATGTGCATCAACTTTTATATGAAGCGGTTGATGCATATAAACCGTTTCAAAGTTTCATGTATTTATGATGAACATATCAGCACCTACATGCTTGCCACTTGTGCACTAGTTTTTGTTGCTAATTAGTCAATAGTCAATAGGACCATGACTACAAATGAAAACTGAGTTAATGCAAAAACAGTTTTGGTTGACAAAAGAAATCATTGTAGACTAGTGTGTTAATAAGGTAAACCCACTGA of Glycine soja cultivar W05 chromosome 1, ASM419377v2, whole genome shotgun sequence contains these proteins:
- the LOC114413586 gene encoding lysine histidine transporter-like 6, which gives rise to MVSDSCPPLKEPESDKKWEEKGPPRNAKWWYSTFHAVTAMIGAGVLSLPYAMAYLGWVPGTLILLMSWCLTLNSMWQMIQLHECVPGTRFDRYIDLGRHAFGPKLGPWIVLPQQLIVQVGCDIVYMVTGGKCLKKFMEIACTNCTQIKQSYWILIFGGIHFFLSQLPNFNSVAGVSLAAAVMSLSYSTISWVACLARGRVENVSYAYKKTTSTDLMFRIFNALGQISFAFAGHAVALEIQATIPSTPEKPSKIPMWKGAIGAYVINAICYFPVALVGYWAFGRDVEDNVLMEFERPAWLIASANLMVFIHVVGSYQVYAMPVFDLIESMMVKRFKFPPGVALRLVARSAYVAFTLFVGVTFPFFGDLLGFFGGFGFAPTSYFLPSIMWLIIKKPKRFSTNWFINWISIYIGVCIMLASTIGGLRNIATDASTYKFYT